A section of the Paramisgurnus dabryanus chromosome 4, PD_genome_1.1, whole genome shotgun sequence genome encodes:
- the LOC135760446 gene encoding sialoadhesin-like, which yields MMMMSFRMAPPPLPLIFLLILHGVYSADDEWGVNYSSSSICALKGSTVIINCTYKYPTGHQIMKVFWTKINSPDPPDLSEDSKYRQRIQYLGDKHHDCTMRLTDVRQTDSHKYYFKFNTDKLDGKWIGVPGVTLDITLITDLQVESSGERVIEGHSVTLTCKSRCSLTDRSTFIWFKNTQSLSERTDRNNQLILQSVIREDAGNYSCAVQGHKLTSPHQYLNVICKFIFK from the exons atgatgatgatgtcattCAGAATggctcctcctcctcttcctctgaTATTTCTGCTCATTCTTCACg GTGTTTATAGTGCTGATGATGAGTGGGGTGTGAATTACAGCTCTTCATCCATCTGTGCACTAAAGGGTTCAACAGTGataataaactgcacttataAATACCCTACTGGACATCAGATCATGAAAGTGTTCTGGACTAAGATTAACAGTCCTGATCCTCCAGATCTGTCTGAGGACTCTAAATACAGGCAGAGGATTCAGTATCTGGGAGATAAACATCACGACTGCACCATGAGACTGACTGATGTGAGACAGACAGATTCACACAAATACTATTTCAAATTCAACACTGATAAACTTGATGGGAAATGGATTGGTGTTCCTGGAGTGACTCTTGATATCACACTAATAACAG ATCTTCAGGTGGAGTCTTCAGGTGAGAGAGTGATAGAGGGACATTCAGTGACTcttacatgtaaaagcagatgCAGTCTGACTGACAGATCAACATTCATctggtttaaaaacacacagtCATTAAGTGAGAGAACAGACAGAAACAATCAACTCATCCTGCAGTCAGTAATAAGAGAGGATGCAGGCAACTATAGCTGTGCTGTACAGGGACACAAACTCACATCACCTCATCAATATCTCAATGTCATCTGTAAGTTCATATTTAAATGA